A stretch of Paludisphaera borealis DNA encodes these proteins:
- the gcvT gene encoding glycine cleavage system aminomethyltransferase GcvT — MADATPLKTPLFDWHQAHGGRMVDFAGWSMPVQYTSIVEEHRAVRRGVGLFDISHMGRLAFEGAGALGWIDRVTTNDASKLQPNQIQYSLMANDLGGLIDDILVYRLDKGYYVVCNASNRAAVVAQFQEHLEDAKAKLTDRTLETAMIAVQGPSALATLQPLYDLPLDTLKYYHVAMGKVLGSVQAMVSRTGYTGEVGFELIVAAAEAERVWEALLASGASFGILPCGLGARDTLRFEAGMPLYGHELSATINPFAAGVGWAVKLDKGDFVGSEALKQHQASPGAARVGLRLGGKRIARQGCTVSFQDRMVGAVTSGTFSPTLDASLAMALVDPEASAPGTSVVVDVRGKPEAATVVALPFYKRPKAEPSAAAVPS; from the coding sequence ATGGCCGACGCCACCCCGCTGAAGACCCCACTGTTCGACTGGCACCAGGCGCACGGCGGCCGGATGGTGGATTTCGCCGGCTGGTCGATGCCGGTCCAGTACACGAGCATCGTCGAGGAGCACCGGGCGGTGCGCCGGGGGGTCGGACTGTTCGACATCAGCCACATGGGCCGGCTCGCTTTCGAAGGCGCGGGGGCGCTCGGTTGGATCGACCGGGTGACGACCAACGACGCGTCGAAGCTGCAACCGAACCAGATCCAGTACAGTCTGATGGCCAACGACCTCGGCGGCCTGATCGACGACATCCTCGTCTACCGGCTCGACAAGGGGTATTACGTCGTCTGCAACGCCTCGAACCGCGCCGCCGTGGTCGCGCAGTTCCAAGAGCATCTTGAAGACGCCAAAGCCAAGCTCACCGACCGGACTCTCGAAACGGCGATGATCGCCGTTCAGGGGCCGTCGGCCCTGGCGACGTTGCAGCCGCTCTACGACCTGCCGCTCGACACGTTGAAATATTATCACGTCGCCATGGGCAAGGTGTTGGGGAGCGTCCAGGCGATGGTCAGCCGGACGGGCTACACCGGCGAAGTCGGCTTCGAGCTGATCGTCGCGGCGGCCGAGGCCGAGAGGGTCTGGGAAGCGCTTCTGGCTTCGGGCGCGAGCTTCGGCATCCTGCCGTGCGGTCTGGGCGCGCGCGACACGCTCCGGTTCGAGGCGGGGATGCCGCTTTACGGTCACGAATTGTCGGCGACGATCAACCCGTTCGCCGCCGGCGTCGGCTGGGCCGTGAAGCTCGACAAGGGCGATTTCGTCGGCTCCGAGGCCCTCAAGCAGCATCAGGCGAGCCCCGGCGCCGCCCGCGTCGGCCTTCGTCTGGGAGGCAAGCGGATCGCCCGCCAGGGGTGCACCGTGTCGTTCCAGGACCGCATGGTCGGCGCGGTGACGTCCGGCACGTTCTCGCCCACGCTCGACGCCAGCCTGGCCATGGCGCTGGTCGATCCCGAAGCCTCGGCCCCGGGAACTTCGGTCGTCGTCGACGTCCGGGGCAAACCCGAGGCCGCCACGGTCGTCGCGCTGCCGTTCTACAAGCGTCCCAAGGCCGAGCCGAGCGCGGCCGCCGTCCCGTCCTGA
- the gcvPA gene encoding aminomethyl-transferring glycine dehydrogenase subunit GcvPA, protein MAYIANTPDDVRVMLDAIGLDSIEQLFDMIPREYRLDRPLNVAPALTEFELTSRIGGLLALNQGADQRVCFLGAGSYDHFIPAVVDALASRGEFYTAYTPYQPEASQGTLQATFEYQTLITQITGMDVSNASLYDGGSAVTEAALMALAVTRRFGRIVVAGSVHPEYRQILATYLEHLDPEVVTVPAVDGKVDPKAIAEAITPDTAAVVIQQPNFFGELEDVEAVAKTAHEKGATVIVSVDPISLGLLRRPDTYGADVVVAEGQGLGNPMSFGGPYLGILACRQEYLRKMPGRIVGETTDRNGKRCWVLTLQTREQHIRREKATSNICTNQGLLALRASIYLAAMGPRGLREAAELSTRKAHYAAEVLGAVEGLKLAFPGPFFKEFVIRCSKDPRALLAEVGKLGYHGGVWLGRWYPEMADGILVAVTEKRSRAEIDGLAAAYQRALESI, encoded by the coding sequence ATGGCTTATATCGCGAACACTCCCGACGACGTGCGCGTCATGCTCGATGCGATCGGGCTCGACTCGATCGAGCAGCTTTTCGACATGATCCCCCGCGAGTACCGGCTCGACCGCCCGCTGAACGTCGCCCCGGCGCTCACCGAGTTCGAGTTGACGAGCCGGATCGGCGGCCTGCTGGCGCTCAACCAGGGGGCCGACCAGCGCGTCTGCTTCCTGGGCGCGGGGAGCTACGACCACTTCATCCCCGCCGTCGTCGACGCCCTGGCCTCGCGCGGCGAGTTCTACACGGCTTACACCCCTTATCAGCCCGAGGCCAGCCAGGGGACGTTGCAGGCGACGTTCGAGTACCAGACGCTCATCACCCAGATCACCGGGATGGACGTCTCGAACGCCAGCCTGTACGACGGCGGCTCGGCCGTGACCGAAGCCGCGCTGATGGCGCTCGCGGTCACGCGGCGGTTCGGCCGGATCGTCGTCGCCGGCTCGGTCCACCCTGAGTACCGGCAGATCCTGGCAACGTACCTCGAACACCTCGACCCCGAGGTCGTCACCGTCCCGGCCGTCGACGGCAAGGTCGACCCCAAGGCGATCGCCGAGGCGATCACGCCCGACACGGCGGCCGTCGTGATCCAGCAGCCGAACTTCTTTGGCGAGCTGGAAGACGTCGAGGCAGTCGCGAAGACGGCCCACGAAAAAGGCGCGACGGTGATCGTGAGCGTCGACCCGATCTCGCTGGGCCTGCTGCGGCGTCCCGACACGTACGGCGCCGACGTCGTGGTGGCCGAGGGCCAGGGGCTGGGCAACCCGATGTCGTTCGGCGGTCCGTACCTGGGCATCCTCGCCTGCCGCCAGGAGTATCTCCGCAAGATGCCCGGCCGGATCGTCGGCGAGACCACCGACCGCAACGGCAAGCGGTGCTGGGTGCTGACCCTCCAGACCCGCGAGCAGCACATCCGCCGCGAGAAGGCGACGTCGAACATCTGCACCAACCAGGGTTTGTTGGCCCTCCGCGCCAGCATCTACCTGGCCGCGATGGGCCCGCGCGGGCTGCGCGAGGCCGCCGAGCTGAGCACCCGCAAGGCCCACTACGCCGCCGAAGTCCTGGGCGCGGTCGAGGGGCTCAAGCTCGCCTTCCCGGGGCCCTTCTTCAAGGAGTTCGTGATCCGCTGCTCGAAAGACCCGCGCGCCCTGCTCGCCGAGGTCGGCAAGCTCGGCTATCACGGCGGCGTCTGGCTCGGCCGCTGGTATCCCGAGATGGCCGACGGCATCCTGGTCGCCGTCACCGAGAAGCGGTCGCGCGCCGAGATCGACGGCCTGGCCGCGGCCTACCAGCGCGCACTCGAATCGATCTGA
- a CDS encoding type II secretion system F family protein — MSHDPEDAAPLEPRRPRRPPQGDDEPPQHPARAGFGESTFQPAPGRSGSAGSKPRPKPKPSGDAPSSRPAGVREVVEAGPKWHERILFGRVSSGQLAQFCRQFGAYLQAGVDFNRALSSLEQQFERTALGPVIGRMRTNIKAGSTLEEAMSRDKRVFGTMFLSMIRVAEARGGVPETLKLLSRHYESRQRLIRQARSAMIYPIIVLTLAGGVVALITIFLLPMFASLLSDISRKAQLPWASRALLAFSGFISAGGWWLFPLVLIGVPVFLFQVYKAPAGKAILDRVILRLPVFGSLCRKLDTSRFARTLATLLDAGVDVGSSMDLTAQVVSMTPIRNAVLAAKDQVMQGKDLSAALRPSRQFNHDVYAVLESGEETGKIPESLNHLADDYEEQVTHMVKNMGELIQPLLILMLGGLVLFIILAVMMPYIQILTSLSGG; from the coding sequence ATGAGCCACGACCCGGAAGACGCCGCTCCCCTGGAACCTCGACGACCGCGCCGCCCGCCGCAAGGCGACGACGAACCACCCCAGCACCCCGCGCGCGCGGGGTTCGGTGAGAGCACTTTCCAGCCGGCCCCCGGGCGCTCGGGATCGGCCGGCTCGAAACCGAGACCGAAGCCGAAGCCGTCGGGCGACGCGCCGTCGTCCCGGCCGGCCGGCGTTCGCGAGGTGGTCGAGGCCGGCCCGAAGTGGCACGAGCGCATCCTGTTCGGACGGGTCAGCTCGGGACAACTCGCGCAGTTCTGTCGCCAGTTCGGCGCGTATTTACAGGCCGGGGTCGATTTCAACCGGGCGCTGTCGAGCCTCGAACAGCAGTTCGAGCGGACGGCCCTCGGCCCGGTGATCGGCCGGATGCGAACCAACATCAAGGCCGGCTCGACGCTCGAAGAAGCCATGTCGCGCGACAAGCGGGTCTTCGGCACGATGTTCTTGAGCATGATCCGCGTGGCCGAGGCGCGCGGGGGCGTCCCCGAAACGCTCAAGCTGCTGAGCCGGCACTATGAATCGCGGCAGCGGTTGATCCGCCAGGCCCGGTCGGCCATGATCTACCCAATCATCGTCCTGACGCTCGCCGGCGGCGTGGTCGCGCTGATCACGATCTTCTTGCTGCCGATGTTCGCCTCGCTGCTCTCGGACATCAGCCGGAAGGCCCAGCTTCCCTGGGCGAGCCGGGCGCTCTTGGCCTTCAGCGGGTTCATCTCGGCGGGCGGCTGGTGGCTGTTTCCGCTGGTGCTGATCGGCGTGCCGGTGTTTCTCTTCCAGGTCTACAAGGCCCCGGCCGGCAAGGCGATCCTCGACCGCGTGATCCTGAGGCTTCCGGTCTTCGGCTCGTTGTGCCGCAAGCTCGACACCAGCCGATTCGCCCGCACGCTGGCGACCCTGCTCGACGCCGGCGTTGACGTCGGCAGCTCGATGGATCTGACCGCGCAGGTCGTCTCCATGACCCCGATCCGTAACGCCGTCCTGGCGGCCAAGGACCAGGTGATGCAAGGCAAGGATCTGAGCGCGGCGCTTCGGCCGTCGCGGCAGTTCAATCACGACGTCTACGCCGTCCTCGAATCGGGCGAGGAGACCGGCAAGATCCCCGAGAGTCTCAATCACCTGGCCGACGACTACGAGGAACAGGTCACGCACATGGTCAAGAACATGGGCGAGCTGATCCAGCCGCTCTTGATCCTGATGCTCGGCGGCCTCGTCCTGTTCATCATTCTGGCCGTGATGATGCCTTACATCCAGATTCTGACGTCGCTGTCGGGGGGCTGA
- the gcvH gene encoding glycine cleavage system protein GcvH: MDPAQLRYAPTHEWVDIQGDTATVGISRFAVDQLTDLLTIELPSVGTHVVAGKSFGEVESVKSVNDVYAPISGEVVAVNEPLAANVQLLSEDPYAKGWLVKIKVADPAEADKLLDYAAYEKKIAEDEH, translated from the coding sequence ATGGACCCCGCCCAGCTCCGGTACGCTCCGACTCACGAGTGGGTCGACATCCAAGGCGACACGGCCACCGTGGGGATCTCGCGGTTCGCCGTCGACCAGCTCACCGACCTGCTCACGATCGAGCTTCCGTCCGTCGGAACCCACGTGGTCGCCGGCAAGAGCTTCGGCGAGGTCGAGAGCGTGAAGTCGGTCAACGACGTCTACGCCCCGATCAGCGGCGAGGTCGTCGCGGTCAACGAGCCGCTCGCCGCCAACGTCCAGCTCCTCTCCGAAGACCCGTACGCCAAGGGCTGGCTGGTGAAGATCAAGGTCGCCGACCCGGCCGAGGCCGACAAGCTCCTCGATTACGCCGCCTACGAGAAGAAGATCGCCGAAGACGAGCATTGA
- the gcvPB gene encoding aminomethyl-transferring glycine dehydrogenase subunit GcvPB, which translates to MYKLEQPPLLFESSRPGRYTAVLPTSDVPEKPLDALIPEAYRQATPAPLPELSELDVVRHYTILSSLNMSIDGNFYPLGSCTMKYNPKRNERLASLPGLGAQHPYQDDSTLQGLLTILYDLQEHLAEIAGLDAVSLQPAAGAQGELTALLVAAAYFRDKDPGRTRSQVLIPDSAHGTNPASAHLAGFETVTVKSDARGLVDLDDFKAKLSDQTAVFMITNPNTLGLFDPQVGEIAKLLHDRGALLYLDGANMNAILGVVRPGDMGVDLMHYNPHKTFSGPHGGGGPGAGPIAVRKHLAPYLPAPTVGRKNDGTYFLDYDRPESIGRVRAFFGNTGVLFRAYCYIRSQGPDGLKRIAQHAVLNANYLLSQVRDVFPVPGGDRCMHEFVASARTLAKDRGIRAMDVGKRLIDFNFHAPTVYFPLIVSEALMIEPTETESRETLDAFAAALKTIAAEDPDMLHDAPFTTPVSRLDEVKAAKTPVLRWTP; encoded by the coding sequence ATGTACAAGCTTGAACAACCTCCGCTGCTGTTCGAATCGAGCCGGCCCGGGCGCTATACGGCGGTGTTGCCGACGAGCGACGTGCCCGAGAAGCCGCTCGACGCGCTGATTCCCGAGGCGTATCGCCAGGCGACGCCCGCCCCGCTGCCCGAACTGAGCGAGCTCGACGTGGTACGGCACTACACGATCTTGTCGTCCCTCAACATGTCGATAGACGGCAATTTCTACCCGCTCGGCTCGTGTACGATGAAGTACAACCCGAAGCGGAATGAACGTCTGGCGAGCCTCCCCGGCCTGGGCGCCCAGCACCCGTACCAGGACGATTCGACGCTCCAGGGCTTGCTGACGATCCTTTATGATCTTCAGGAGCACCTCGCGGAGATCGCCGGCCTGGACGCGGTGAGCCTTCAGCCGGCGGCCGGTGCGCAGGGCGAGCTGACCGCCCTGCTGGTCGCGGCGGCCTACTTCCGCGACAAGGACCCGGGCCGGACGCGGTCGCAGGTCTTGATCCCCGACAGCGCCCACGGCACCAACCCGGCGTCGGCCCACCTCGCTGGCTTCGAGACCGTCACGGTCAAGAGCGACGCCAGGGGGCTCGTCGACCTCGACGACTTCAAGGCGAAGCTGAGCGACCAGACCGCCGTGTTCATGATCACCAACCCGAACACGCTGGGCCTCTTCGACCCCCAGGTCGGCGAGATCGCCAAGCTACTGCACGATCGGGGCGCCCTGCTCTATCTCGACGGCGCCAACATGAACGCGATCCTCGGCGTCGTCCGCCCGGGCGACATGGGGGTCGACCTCATGCACTACAACCCGCACAAGACCTTCTCCGGCCCCCACGGCGGCGGCGGCCCCGGCGCGGGACCGATCGCCGTCCGCAAGCACCTGGCACCCTACCTGCCGGCCCCGACGGTCGGACGCAAGAACGACGGAACCTACTTCCTCGACTACGACCGGCCGGAGTCGATCGGCCGCGTTCGGGCGTTCTTCGGCAACACGGGCGTGCTGTTCCGCGCCTACTGCTACATCCGCAGCCAGGGGCCCGACGGGCTGAAGCGGATCGCGCAGCACGCGGTGCTCAACGCCAACTATCTGTTGAGCCAGGTCCGCGACGTCTTCCCGGTCCCCGGCGGCGACCGCTGCATGCACGAGTTCGTCGCATCGGCCCGGACGCTGGCCAAGGACCGCGGGATCAGGGCGATGGACGTCGGCAAGCGGTTGATCGACTTCAACTTCCATGCGCCGACGGTGTACTTCCCGTTGATCGTGTCGGAAGCCCTGATGATCGAGCCGACCGAGACCGAGAGCCGCGAGACGCTCGACGCCTTCGCCGCGGCCCTCAAGACGATCGCCGCCGAAGATCCCGACATGCTGCACGACGCGCCGTTCACCACGCCGGTCAGCCGGCTCGACGAGGTCAAGGCGGCCAAGACCCCGGTCTTGCGCTGGACTCCCTGA